One region of Populus trichocarpa isolate Nisqually-1 chromosome 4, P.trichocarpa_v4.1, whole genome shotgun sequence genomic DNA includes:
- the LOC18097613 gene encoding 40S ribosomal protein S7 has protein sequence MYTTKKKIQKDKDAEPTEFEETVAQALFDLENTSSDLKSDLKDLFINSAVQIDVAGNRKAIVIYVPYRLRKAYRKVHLRLVRELEKKFSGKDVVLLATRRIVRPPKKGSAVQRPRSRTLTAVHEAMLEDLVYPAEIVGKRTRYRIDGSKISKIFLDPKERNNTEYKLESYAGVYRKLTGKDVVFDFPVTEA, from the exons ATGTACACTACAAAGAAGAAGATCCAAAAGGACAAGGATGCTGAACCAACTGAGTTTGAGGAGACAGTTGCCCAG GCATTATTTGACTTGGAAAATACCAGCTCAGACCTGAAAAGTGATCTAAAAGATCTCTTTATAAATTCTGCGGT TCAAATAGATGTTGCTGGAAACCGCAAAGCTATTGTCATTTATGTTCCCTATAGACTGAGGAAAGCTTATCGCAAGGTTCATCTTCGCCTTGTTAGAGAGCTGGAGAAAAAGTTCAGTGGGAAG GATGTTGTTCTGCTTGCTACCCGAAGGATCGTGCGTCCACCAAAGAAAGGCTCTGCTGTTCAGCGTCCCCGCTCCCGCACCCTAACTGCTGTGCATGAGGCCATGCTTGAGGATTTAGTGTATCCTGCTGAGATTGTTGGAAAACGCACCAGATACAGGATTGATGGATCCAAAATTAGCAAG ATCTTCTTGGATCCCAAGGAGCGCAACAACACCGAGTACAAGCTAGAATCATATGCGGGAGTTTACCGGAAGCTTACAGGAAAAGATGTGGTTTTTGATTTCCCGGTAACAGAGGCCTGA
- the LOC7477428 gene encoding uncharacterized protein LOC7477428 isoform X2, with product MAAFSLLSLFHPNPSIPKMTTKPLAVLNKAYKMQVPYELKQGQTRIFHQLPSGLNMEVIEQKGRVLADKENNRRPGNSEKNPPLVFVHGSYHAAWCWAEHWLPFFSGFGFDSYAVSLLGQGESDAPASPVAGSLQTHAGDVADFIQKKLTFPPVLLGHSFGGLIIQCYIANIRNKQTLENAVPRSCWRCSCVLCTAFSGLVWRYLFSKPVAAFKVTRSLAAKAFQTDLSLCKETFFTSTMEDHLVKRYQALMKESSRMPLFDLRKLNSSLPVPSVLKSSIEVLVLGANDDFIVDTEGLNETGRFYGVSPICVEGVAHDMMLDCSWEKGARAILSWLNCLSR from the exons ATGGCTGCGTTTTCTCTCCTCTCCCTATTCCATCCAAACCCCTCAATCCCCAAAATGACCACAAAACCCCTTGCTGTCCTCAACAAAGCCTACAAAATGCAGGTCCCTTATGAGTTGAAGCAGGGGCAGACACGTATTTTCCACCAACTTCCATCTGGTCTGAACATGGAAGTGATTGAGCAAAAGGGTCGTGTTCTGGCAGACAAAGAAAACAATAGAAGACCAGGAAACAGTGAAAAAAACCCACCTTTGGTTTTTGTTCATGGAAGTTACCATGCTGCTTGGTGCTGGGCAGAGCACTGGTTGCCTTTCTTTTCAGGGTTTGGTTTTGATAGCTATGCTGTTAGCTTGTTGGGTCAG GGTGAAAGTGATGCACCAGCTAGTCCTGTTGCTGGTTCTCTTCAG ACACATGCAGGTGATGTAGCTGACTTCATCCAGAAAAAACTAACGTTTCCACCAGTCTTGCTTGGGCATTCATTTGGAGGGTTAATCATTCAGTGCTACATTGCAAATATAAGGAATAAACAAACTTTAG aaaatgctGTACCCAGATCTTGCTGGCGCTGTTCTTGTGTGCTCTGTACCGCCTTCAG CGGATTAGTGTGGCGTTATCTGTTTTCCAAACCTGTTGCTGCTTTTAAG GTGACACGCAGCTTGGCAGCTAAGGCTTTTCAAACTGATCTTTCACTCTGCAAGGAAACATTTTTCACATCAACCATGGAGGATCATCTGGTGAAACG TTACCAAGCACTAATGAAAGAAAGCTCAAGAATGCCACTGTTTGATCTAAGGAAGCTTAATTCATCACTTCCAGTTCCTTCGGTGCTAAAATCATCTATTGAAGTGCTTGTGCTGGGAGCAAATGATGATTTCATAGTG GACACTGAAGGACTCAACGAAACAGGCAGGTTTTATGGCGTATCACCAATCTGTGTTGAAGGGGTTGCCCATGACATGATGCTAGATTGTTCATGGGAGAAAGGTGCTAGAGCTATTCTATCATGGTTAAATTGTTTAAGCAGATAG
- the LOC7477428 gene encoding uncharacterized protein LOC7477428 isoform X1 yields the protein MAAFSLLSLFHPNPSIPKMTTKPLAVLNKAYKMQVPYELKQGQTRIFHQLPSGLNMEVIEQKGRVLADKENNRRPGNSEKNPPLVFVHGSYHAAWCWAEHWLPFFSGFGFDSYAVSLLGQGESDAPASPVAGSLQTHAGDVADFIQKKLTFPPVLLGHSFGGLIIQCYIANIRNKQTLEKKMLYPDLAGAVLVCSVPPSGNSGLVWRYLFSKPVAAFKVTRSLAAKAFQTDLSLCKETFFTSTMEDHLVKRYQALMKESSRMPLFDLRKLNSSLPVPSVLKSSIEVLVLGANDDFIVDTEGLNETGRFYGVSPICVEGVAHDMMLDCSWEKGARAILSWLNCLSR from the exons ATGGCTGCGTTTTCTCTCCTCTCCCTATTCCATCCAAACCCCTCAATCCCCAAAATGACCACAAAACCCCTTGCTGTCCTCAACAAAGCCTACAAAATGCAGGTCCCTTATGAGTTGAAGCAGGGGCAGACACGTATTTTCCACCAACTTCCATCTGGTCTGAACATGGAAGTGATTGAGCAAAAGGGTCGTGTTCTGGCAGACAAAGAAAACAATAGAAGACCAGGAAACAGTGAAAAAAACCCACCTTTGGTTTTTGTTCATGGAAGTTACCATGCTGCTTGGTGCTGGGCAGAGCACTGGTTGCCTTTCTTTTCAGGGTTTGGTTTTGATAGCTATGCTGTTAGCTTGTTGGGTCAG GGTGAAAGTGATGCACCAGCTAGTCCTGTTGCTGGTTCTCTTCAG ACACATGCAGGTGATGTAGCTGACTTCATCCAGAAAAAACTAACGTTTCCACCAGTCTTGCTTGGGCATTCATTTGGAGGGTTAATCATTCAGTGCTACATTGCAAATATAAGGAATAAACAAACTTTAG aaaagaaaatgctGTACCCAGATCTTGCTGGCGCTGTTCTTGTGTGCTCTGTACCGCCTTCAGGTAATAG CGGATTAGTGTGGCGTTATCTGTTTTCCAAACCTGTTGCTGCTTTTAAG GTGACACGCAGCTTGGCAGCTAAGGCTTTTCAAACTGATCTTTCACTCTGCAAGGAAACATTTTTCACATCAACCATGGAGGATCATCTGGTGAAACG TTACCAAGCACTAATGAAAGAAAGCTCAAGAATGCCACTGTTTGATCTAAGGAAGCTTAATTCATCACTTCCAGTTCCTTCGGTGCTAAAATCATCTATTGAAGTGCTTGTGCTGGGAGCAAATGATGATTTCATAGTG GACACTGAAGGACTCAACGAAACAGGCAGGTTTTATGGCGTATCACCAATCTGTGTTGAAGGGGTTGCCCATGACATGATGCTAGATTGTTCATGGGAGAAAGGTGCTAGAGCTATTCTATCATGGTTAAATTGTTTAAGCAGATAG
- the LOC7456827 gene encoding mannose-6-phosphate isomerase 1, with translation METGLEKNHHGGGGLKRLRCSVQNYDWGKKGTEGSEVARLYELNSGSDIELEKKKPFAEFWMGTHGSGPSFVVESGVENGDSIGSGSMGLKEWILKNPNVLGDGVLDKWGCDLPFLFKVLSVAKALSIQAHPDKELAKVLHKLQPNRYKDDNHKPEMALAITEFEALCGFISIGELKGVLRDVPEIVEVVGSAEANQVLQIHEQDHEEKVKSVLRSAFTQLMSASQEITAEAISKLKSRLYMESKIRQLTGKEQLVLQLEKQYPADIGVISAFFLNYVKLNSGEALYLGANEPHAYLYGECIECMATSDNVVRAGLTPKLRDIQTLCSMLTYKQGFPEILKGFPLSPYITRYLPPFDEFEVDRCILPRGASTVFPAIPGPSIFLVMVGDGAMCTGSSKDVVMEGDVLFAPANSEISVSTASELHLYRAGVNSRFFQTLRW, from the exons ATGGAGACTGGATTGGAGAAGAACCATCATGGAGGAGGAGGACTGAAGAGACTGAGATGTTCAGTTCAAAACTATGATTGGGGCAAAAAAGGGACAGAGGGGTCTGAGGTTGCAAGGCTATATGAATTGAATTCTGGGTCTGATATAGAATTGGAAAAGAAGAAGCCTTTTGCTGAGTTTTGGATGGGTACACATGGTTCTGGGCCTTCTTTTGTGGTGGAAAGTGGTGTGGAGAATGGCGACTCAATTGGGTCCGGGAGTATGGGTTTGAAAGAATGGATTCTTAAGAATCCTAATGTGCTTGGTGATGGAGTTTTGGATAAGTGGGGTTGTGATCTCCCTTTCTTGTTCAAg GTACTTTCTGTGGCAAAAGCATTGTCGATTCAGGCTCACCCAGACAAGGAATTGGCAAAAGTTCTACACAAGTTGCAGCCAAATCGTTATAAGGATGACAATCATAAGCCCGAGATGGCTTTAGCCATAACAGAGTTTGAGGCCCTCTGTGGTTTTATCAGTATTGGG GAGCTTAAAGGTGTGCTTCGAGATGTTCCTGAGATAGTAGAAGTGGTTGGCAGTGCGGAAGCAAACCAAGTCTTGCAAATCCATGAGCAAGATCATGAGGAAAAAGTAAAATCTGTTCTGAGATCAGCTTTTACCCAACTCATGTCAGCGAGCCAAGAGATCACGGCTGAagcaatatcaaaattaaaaagtagaTTGTATATGGAAAGCAAG atAAGACAATTGACAGGAAAGGAACAGTTGGTCTTGCAGTTAGAAAAGCAATATCCAGCTGATATTGGTGTCATATCAGCCTTCTTTCTTAATTATGTGAAGCTCAATTCTGGTGAAGCTTTGTATCTCGGGGCAAATGAACCCCATGCATATCTATACGGTGAGTGTATAGAATGCATGGCAACCTCAGACAATGTTGTGCGGGCTGGTCTTACACCCAAGCTCCGGGATATTCAAACTCTTTGTTCCATGCTCACATACAAACAG GGCTTCCCTGAAATCTTAAAAGGATTTCCTTTGAGTCCATATATAACAAGATACCTTCCACCTTTTGATGAATTTGAGGTTGATCGCTGCATTCTTCCAAGAGGGGCATCAACAGTATTTCCCGCGATTCCAGGTCCATCCATTTTTCTTGTCATGGTTGGCGACGGTGCAATGTGCACAGGATCATCCAAAGATGTAGTTATGGAGGGAGATGTCCTCTTTGCACCTGCCAACTCTGAAATCAGCGTATCAACTGCATCTGAGTTGCATCTGTATAGGGCAGGAGTGAATAGCAGATTCTTTCAAACCTTGAGGTGGTAG